One segment of Neobacillus endophyticus DNA contains the following:
- the feoB gene encoding ferrous iron transport protein B, translating into MEIALIGNPNTGKTSLFNNLTGSYEYVGNWSGVTVEKKVGVFKNNIGRLIDLPGVYTLNPLSKDEGVVTSFFLNDSVDRLLNILDASQLDRNLHLTLQLLEYEKPVLIGLNMVDVADKRGIHVDASKLSDILGVPVVPVVARSGKGCDKLVNIIATKSMKPENKNLVFYGIEVEEAILVLSNLISDKAEHSIRWLAVQYFEGNEYVENYLHQIASPEKLKEVVSTVEATVQERYHVKTLANYIYLKRKETIDKITAEVSRKSEGVIPLTEKIDMIVTNKYLGMPIFLLFMYLMFELTFDWLGTPLSNALDAFLSGPVTSVFEQALSAVHASAFIHALIINGLVAGVGGVLVFVPQIFILFFFISLLEDSGYMARVALVMDRIMESVGLNGKAFIPMMIGFGCNVPGIMAARTIETPRERLLTILLTPLMSCSARLPVYALFVGAFFIGHKAFIVLSLYVLGIVVALILAKIFSSTLLKSETSLFVIELPPYRLPQFQSLWRSTWDKGKGFVRKAGTFIFGGSVFIWLLSYAGPAGLNVNMDHSFLAAIGGVLAPILAPLGFGTWQAAASLITGFLAKESIISTMNIIYFVKSDSSLQGLLSHYYTPLAAYSFMVFILLYIPCLATTATIYKETGSKKWTVFSIGYALAIAYVLSIMIYQGGKLFGLV; encoded by the coding sequence ATGGAAATCGCTCTAATCGGAAATCCCAATACTGGGAAAACATCGTTGTTTAATAATTTGACAGGCTCCTATGAGTATGTCGGAAATTGGAGCGGTGTAACTGTTGAAAAGAAAGTCGGAGTTTTTAAAAATAATATTGGCAGGTTAATTGATTTACCAGGGGTTTATACACTAAACCCGCTTTCAAAGGATGAAGGAGTTGTTACTTCTTTCTTTTTAAATGATTCAGTTGACCGGCTGCTCAATATATTAGATGCTTCTCAATTAGATCGGAACTTGCATTTAACCTTGCAGCTTTTAGAATATGAAAAGCCAGTGCTGATTGGCCTCAACATGGTTGATGTGGCGGATAAGCGGGGCATTCACGTCGATGCATCCAAGTTATCTGACATTCTAGGTGTTCCTGTTGTCCCGGTAGTTGCCAGAAGCGGTAAAGGCTGCGACAAACTCGTCAATATTATCGCTACTAAATCCATGAAACCGGAGAATAAGAACCTTGTTTTTTATGGTATAGAGGTTGAAGAGGCAATCCTTGTATTGTCCAATCTAATTAGCGATAAGGCGGAACATTCCATTCGCTGGCTGGCTGTTCAGTATTTTGAAGGGAACGAATATGTAGAAAACTATTTGCATCAAATTGCATCTCCCGAAAAACTGAAAGAGGTCGTTTCCACCGTTGAAGCAACTGTACAAGAACGTTATCACGTTAAAACATTGGCAAATTACATTTATTTAAAAAGAAAAGAAACCATTGATAAAATTACCGCAGAAGTATCTAGGAAAAGTGAAGGGGTAATTCCCCTAACAGAAAAAATCGACATGATCGTCACCAATAAATATTTAGGAATGCCGATTTTTTTACTCTTTATGTATTTAATGTTTGAATTAACCTTCGACTGGCTAGGGACTCCTTTGTCAAACGCATTGGATGCTTTTTTATCAGGGCCAGTCACTTCTGTGTTTGAACAGGCATTAAGTGCTGTTCATGCCTCAGCATTTATTCATGCATTGATTATTAATGGTCTTGTTGCAGGGGTTGGCGGTGTATTAGTATTTGTACCGCAAATCTTTATTCTTTTCTTCTTTATTTCCTTGTTAGAGGATTCCGGTTATATGGCCCGGGTTGCTTTAGTAATGGACAGAATTATGGAATCTGTGGGGTTAAACGGTAAAGCGTTTATTCCGATGATGATTGGCTTTGGCTGTAATGTTCCTGGCATCATGGCTGCAAGAACTATTGAGACCCCAAGGGAACGGTTATTAACCATCTTACTGACACCGTTAATGTCATGCTCAGCTCGTTTGCCGGTATATGCCTTATTTGTAGGGGCATTTTTTATCGGACATAAAGCATTTATCGTTTTAAGTCTTTATGTTTTAGGGATTGTTGTTGCTTTAATTCTGGCAAAAATCTTTTCTTCTACTTTATTAAAATCGGAAACTTCCTTATTTGTGATTGAACTTCCGCCATACCGGCTTCCGCAGTTTCAATCACTTTGGAGAAGCACTTGGGATAAAGGAAAAGGATTTGTAAGAAAAGCAGGAACATTTATTTTTGGCGGCTCGGTATTTATTTGGCTGTTATCATATGCAGGGCCAGCAGGTTTAAATGTCAATATGGACCACAGCTTTTTAGCTGCAATCGGCGGTGTTCTTGCACCCATTTTGGCGCCGCTTGGCTTTGGCACTTGGCAGGCAGCTGCATCACTGATAACAGGTTTTCTCGCTAAAGAATCGATCATTTCCACTATGAACATTATTTACTTTGTTAAGAGTGATTCGAGCCTTCAGGGGTTACTGTCACATTATTATACACCACTTGCTGCCTATAGTTTTATGGTGTTTATCCTGTTATATATTCCGTGTTTAGCCACAACTGCGACTATTTATAAAGAAACCGGCTCGAAAAAGTGGACTGTGTTTTCTATAGGGTATGCACTTGCCATTGCCTATGTTCTGTCCATTATGATCTATCAAGGCGGAAAACTGTTCGGTCTTGTTTAA
- a CDS encoding helix-turn-helix transcriptional regulator yields the protein MTRDEIIRSVSEKLRLIRTEADYTQDKMADIIGVSKKTLVQIEKGRVLANWSTVVSICALFRETETVQFLFGSEPLEVIETVAREGIDYRKVKTFGGRVWWKVLLKRHGFVLQQNILSKHFRILDERNNRIFSSFDEKLSKQRFKELTNNDQ from the coding sequence ATGACCAGAGACGAAATCATTAGGAGTGTTTCAGAGAAGCTGAGGTTAATTCGAACAGAAGCGGATTATACCCAGGACAAAATGGCAGATATTATAGGTGTCTCGAAGAAAACACTCGTGCAGATTGAAAAAGGAAGAGTACTTGCCAACTGGTCAACTGTCGTCTCCATTTGTGCTCTTTTTCGTGAAACGGAAACCGTTCAATTTCTATTTGGCAGTGAGCCCTTGGAAGTGATTGAGACAGTCGCAAGGGAAGGAATTGATTACCGTAAAGTCAAAACTTTCGGAGGCCGTGTTTGGTGGAAGGTTCTATTAAAAAGGCATGGATTTGTTCTTCAGCAAAATATTTTAAGTAAACATTTTCGAATTTTGGATGAAAGAAATAATCGGATATTTAGCAGCTTCGATGAAAAACTATCAAAACAGCGGTTTAAAGAACTAACCAATAACGATCAATAA
- a CDS encoding transglycosylase domain-containing protein: MKKPAVMSMWKNLKRWHLVQIILLSALLLILGFFGIIYYFSKTADISALNDEIPQPTIFYDEFGKIASKVSANKNEGVPIKDVPGSMQHAVVAIEDHRFYQHHGVDLLGTARALFRDVKVGGMAEGGSTITQQLVKNTLLTSEKTMQRKMEEMFMALAVEREYSKQEILQMYLNRIYFGNGAWGIKQAASKYFGKNVKNLTISESALLAGLIRSPSTLNPYDHMKQAIERRNLVLLEMKDQGYITNAQYIKAKQEKVKLDDSGNDPFRGKYPYYVDQVMEEAINKYGLSQDELLTEGYHIYTELDPSMQTAMENTYQNDVIFPKGKDRLVQSGGVLLDPKTGAVRAIVGGRGPHTFRGYNRASQLKAQPGSSFKPLAVYTPALEEGWKITDMLKDEPMKFGQYVPSNYDHQYEGEVPMYDAVKESKNLPAVWLLNQIGIEKGLDSVKRFGISLDQEDHNLPLALGGLHKGVSPMEMAEAFSVFPNKGYRVASHVIKKIVDDEGNIIGAWRLKKVKVTTKTVTENMTTMLLGVVEQGTGKAAQIPGRETAGKTGSTQVPIKGINGLKDQWFVGYTPQLVGAIWVGYDITDAEHYMIPTNGTGAALVFREAMQGALRNAPNESFHVTQIQDLIDEQKKQEGFNLEGIPEQFNNELQKWEEQWNKVKEKWDKKWNRKGKGHS; this comes from the coding sequence ATGAAAAAACCGGCTGTCATGAGCATGTGGAAAAATCTCAAAAGATGGCACTTGGTTCAAATCATACTTTTATCTGCTTTATTGTTGATATTAGGATTCTTTGGGATTATCTATTATTTTTCAAAAACGGCAGATATCTCTGCACTTAATGATGAAATACCACAGCCGACCATTTTTTATGATGAATTTGGGAAAATAGCAAGTAAAGTTTCTGCAAATAAAAATGAAGGAGTCCCGATTAAAGACGTCCCGGGATCCATGCAGCATGCAGTAGTTGCCATTGAAGATCATCGTTTTTATCAGCACCATGGAGTGGATCTTTTGGGAACAGCCCGCGCATTATTCCGTGATGTAAAAGTGGGCGGAATGGCCGAAGGCGGAAGTACGATCACACAGCAGCTCGTTAAAAATACCTTGCTAACTTCTGAAAAGACAATGCAGAGAAAAATGGAGGAAATGTTCATGGCACTGGCTGTGGAACGTGAATACTCAAAACAGGAAATTCTGCAAATGTATTTAAATAGAATTTATTTTGGGAACGGAGCATGGGGAATTAAACAGGCTGCAAGCAAATATTTCGGCAAAAATGTTAAGAATCTCACCATCAGTGAATCAGCTCTGCTAGCAGGATTAATTAGATCGCCTTCAACCTTAAATCCATATGACCATATGAAACAAGCAATAGAAAGACGAAACTTGGTTTTATTGGAAATGAAGGACCAAGGCTACATTACAAATGCACAATATATAAAAGCAAAACAAGAAAAAGTTAAATTAGACGATTCTGGCAACGATCCATTCCGGGGTAAATACCCTTATTATGTGGATCAAGTGATGGAGGAGGCCATTAATAAGTACGGACTATCTCAGGATGAGCTGCTAACGGAGGGCTATCATATTTACACGGAGCTTGATCCATCAATGCAAACGGCCATGGAAAATACGTATCAAAATGATGTTATCTTTCCAAAAGGGAAGGACCGTCTTGTTCAAAGCGGAGGCGTATTATTAGATCCGAAGACAGGTGCAGTGCGAGCAATTGTCGGAGGAAGAGGACCACATACTTTTAGAGGCTATAATCGAGCATCTCAACTAAAGGCACAGCCTGGCTCATCCTTTAAGCCATTGGCCGTGTACACTCCTGCTCTCGAGGAAGGGTGGAAAATAACGGATATGTTAAAGGATGAGCCAATGAAGTTTGGTCAGTATGTTCCAAGCAATTATGACCATCAATATGAAGGTGAAGTACCCATGTATGATGCCGTGAAAGAATCTAAGAATCTCCCTGCAGTCTGGCTATTAAATCAAATTGGGATTGAAAAGGGGCTAGATTCTGTAAAACGATTCGGAATCTCATTAGATCAAGAAGACCACAATCTCCCGCTAGCCCTTGGAGGTCTGCATAAAGGTGTTTCACCAATGGAAATGGCTGAAGCTTTTTCTGTATTTCCGAATAAAGGATATCGGGTTGCGTCCCATGTCATCAAAAAAATCGTCGATGACGAAGGAAATATAATTGGTGCCTGGAGGTTAAAAAAGGTAAAGGTAACCACCAAAACAGTAACTGAAAATATGACGACGATGCTGCTTGGGGTTGTGGAGCAAGGAACAGGAAAAGCAGCACAAATTCCCGGAAGAGAGACGGCAGGGAAGACAGGTTCAACTCAAGTTCCTATTAAAGGAATTAACGGATTGAAGGATCAGTGGTTTGTCGGGTATACCCCGCAATTAGTCGGAGCCATTTGGGTAGGTTACGACATAACGGATGCGGAACATTATATGATTCCAACAAATGGAACAGGAGCAGCACTTGTTTTCCGCGAAGCGATGCAGGGGGCATTAAGAAATG
- a CDS encoding FeoB-associated Cys-rich membrane protein gives MFASIVIGIVVFGYAAWAVVKFINKSKKGKCAACELKKNCSSQCEIPPQFK, from the coding sequence ATGTTTGCCAGCATCGTCATTGGCATAGTGGTTTTTGGTTATGCTGCTTGGGCTGTAGTGAAATTTATCAATAAATCTAAAAAAGGAAAATGCGCAGCATGCGAGTTGAAGAAAAACTGCTCCAGTCAATGTGAAATTCCACCGCAATTTAAATAA
- a CDS encoding FeoA family protein codes for MFRSLKAGDKGKIIDISHVSHLVQRRLLDLGITEGSEVCVKCVMPFGGPVMIESCGQCVGLRRKEAVQIEVEKI; via the coding sequence ATGTTCAGATCACTAAAAGCAGGAGATAAAGGAAAAATTATCGATATTTCTCATGTTAGTCACCTTGTACAAAGACGACTGCTTGATTTAGGAATAACAGAGGGTTCAGAAGTTTGTGTGAAATGTGTCATGCCGTTTGGCGGTCCTGTCATGATTGAATCATGCGGACAATGCGTTGGCCTTCGCCGTAAGGAAGCAGTGCAAATTGAGGTGGAGAAAATATAA